Proteins encoded in a region of the Flavobacterium sp. PMTSA4 genome:
- a CDS encoding MbnP family protein, whose amino-acid sequence MIKCSGIVVLVMLFLTKSSAQQSNAMLPIQFKLKFNTTDVSKGTPFISAKGDTLSLETFKCYISNVKLEFADKTQYKESNSYHLLDLDSVHSFKFELAKTTNKKISKITFNVGIDSTTNTSGIQTGVLDPMNGMYWAWQSGYINFKIEGKSSSCNTRNHKFQFHIGGYRAPNDAMRTVALNCKDDNLVIAIDLATFFKDIELSKDNTLMIPGAKAMELADLTKTIFRLE is encoded by the coding sequence ATGATTAAGTGTAGCGGAATAGTAGTACTAGTGATGTTGTTTTTGACCAAAAGTTCAGCACAACAAAGCAATGCCATGCTACCAATTCAATTTAAACTCAAATTCAATACTACCGATGTTTCCAAAGGAACACCTTTCATCAGTGCTAAAGGCGATACCTTGTCCTTAGAAACTTTTAAATGCTACATTTCAAATGTGAAGTTAGAGTTTGCCGATAAAACCCAGTACAAGGAAAGCAACAGTTACCATTTGCTTGATTTAGATAGTGTTCACTCTTTCAAATTTGAACTTGCTAAGACTACGAATAAAAAAATCTCCAAAATCACGTTCAACGTTGGCATTGACAGTACTACCAATACTTCCGGAATTCAAACTGGCGTTTTAGACCCCATGAACGGTATGTATTGGGCTTGGCAAAGTGGTTATATCAATTTTAAAATTGAAGGTAAAAGTTCGAGTTGTAATACCCGAAACCATAAATTCCAGTTTCATATTGGTGGCTATCGTGCGCCCAATGATGCGATGCGAACCGTAGCATTGAATTGCAAAGACGACAACCTTGTTATTGCTATAGATTTAGCAACGTTCTTCAAGGATATTGAGTTGTCAAAAGACAATACCTTGATGATTCCGGGAGCAAAAGCCATGGAATTGGCCGATTTAACGAAAACCATCTTTCGATTGGAATGA
- a CDS encoding cytochrome-c peroxidase, producing the protein MKLKILKYTGFLVVVFGIYSFSKSYFTPIYFEVPKNFPKPVYDFSKNPLTEEKFQLGRTLFYDPILSRDNTISCASCHLQASAFTHIDHDLSHGIDGRIGTRNSLTLQNLAWSKDFMWDGGINHLDVQPITPITSAFEMDEILPNVIQKLQNSPKYNALFIKAYGDAKVNTERLTKSLSQFLVQLVSANSKYDKVMRQEETFTPQEQNGYTLFKNNCTSCHTEPLFTTEKFETNGLPVDDYLKDAGRSKITTLPKDSLLFKVPTLRNIQFSFPYMHDGRFKTLNEVVLFYNTNPNAKALLFKKNNRAMNLSDNERVDLIAFLKTLSDKEFLFNPRYSFPKE; encoded by the coding sequence ATGAAGCTAAAGATTCTTAAATACACAGGTTTTTTGGTGGTTGTTTTTGGTATCTATTCTTTTTCCAAAAGCTACTTCACTCCTATTTATTTTGAAGTACCCAAAAACTTTCCGAAACCAGTGTATGATTTTTCCAAGAATCCACTAACGGAAGAGAAATTCCAATTGGGTAGAACCTTGTTTTATGACCCAATACTTTCCCGAGACAATACTATTTCCTGCGCCAGTTGTCATTTGCAAGCTTCTGCCTTTACGCACATTGACCACGATTTGAGTCACGGCATTGATGGCAGAATTGGCACACGAAATTCATTGACGTTACAAAACCTGGCTTGGAGTAAAGATTTCATGTGGGATGGTGGCATCAATCATTTGGATGTGCAACCCATTACGCCGATTACCAGTGCTTTTGAAATGGATGAAATTTTGCCTAACGTGATTCAGAAACTGCAAAACAGCCCAAAATACAACGCTTTATTCATCAAAGCTTATGGCGATGCTAAAGTAAATACCGAACGATTGACCAAATCACTATCTCAATTTTTGGTGCAATTGGTTTCGGCTAATTCCAAGTACGACAAAGTGATGCGCCAAGAGGAAACCTTTACTCCACAAGAGCAAAACGGTTATACTTTATTCAAAAACAATTGTACTTCCTGTCATACAGAACCTTTGTTTACCACCGAAAAGTTTGAAACCAACGGTTTGCCTGTTGATGATTATTTAAAAGATGCTGGAAGAAGTAAAATCACCACCTTACCCAAAGACAGTTTACTGTTTAAAGTACCCACGTTGCGCAACATTCAATTTTCGTTTCCCTACATGCACGATGGTAGGTTTAAAACCTTAAATGAAGTGGTTTTGTTTTACAACACCAATCCTAACGCCAAAGCACTTTTATTCAAAAAAAACAACAGAGCAATGAATCTAAGCGATAACGAACGCGTTGATTTGATTGCCTTCCTGAAAACTTTGAGCGACAAAGAATTTCTTTTCAATCCTCGATATTCCTTTCCAAAAGAATAA
- a CDS encoding T9SS type A sorting domain-containing protein: MKIFYSQFLIVFFIGISNAQINFEHSYTNTSGSSGNLYSFNTSSGLFYYTKQSNNISIYDENHNFTQDIPIIPGCEILFITDKLFNNDDNVEIVVRKSRNVTEQNPYALYTTWDIFILDNQGSTIHTFFDRKYPHVVKNSLGEYKLIVDAIGSCGGCTYSYNYVYDVYGLPGTLSIDQQSSILDNKIIGYPIPTKKLLTLTNVIPDANKKIEIYDISGKKVAETKIIIEDSEAKIDVSSLQSGVYICRYDDKSIKFIKE; encoded by the coding sequence ATGAAAATATTTTACTCCCAATTCCTTATTGTTTTTTTTATTGGAATTTCAAATGCACAAATTAATTTTGAACATAGTTACACTAATACTAGCGGTAGCAGCGGAAATCTTTATTCATTTAATACCTCTTCGGGATTATTTTATTATACAAAACAAAGTAATAATATTTCCATATATGATGAAAACCACAATTTTACACAAGATATTCCTATTATTCCTGGGTGTGAAATATTGTTTATAACAGATAAATTATTTAACAATGATGACAATGTAGAGATTGTAGTTCGCAAATCGAGAAATGTAACAGAGCAGAATCCTTATGCTCTTTATACAACTTGGGATATTTTTATTTTAGACAATCAAGGAAGCACTATTCATACATTTTTTGATAGAAAATACCCTCATGTGGTCAAAAACAGTCTTGGAGAATATAAATTAATAGTTGATGCAATTGGAAGTTGCGGTGGATGCACCTACAGTTATAATTATGTATATGATGTATACGGTTTACCAGGAACATTAAGTATAGATCAGCAAAGCAGTATTTTGGATAATAAAATTATTGGCTACCCTATTCCAACAAAAAAATTACTAACGTTAACTAATGTTATTCCTGATGCTAATAAAAAAATTGAAATTTATGATATATCAGGTAAAAAGGTAGCAGAAACTAAAATAATTATTGAAGACTCAGAAGCCAAAATTGATGTCAGTTCATTACAGTCAGGCGTTTACATTTGTCGCTATGATGATAAATCTATTAAGTTTATTAAAGAATAG
- a CDS encoding DMP19 family protein, with the protein MDKFFKIQLLFFVFVLSSCAQKKSNEIQNVKEISKTTIEEFEMEINNGGFNQYFINSSGQNCYKSLKFLKQNGKVKTAKLLENAIDLINPNHIPEEEFIQKLKKNEVAELYNEKISAELNKLDIEFYKYPDGSLTE; encoded by the coding sequence ATGGATAAATTCTTTAAAATTCAACTTTTATTTTTTGTATTTGTTCTCTCAAGTTGTGCTCAAAAGAAATCAAATGAAATTCAAAATGTAAAAGAAATTTCAAAAACAACCATTGAGGAATTTGAAATGGAAATTAATAATGGTGGCTTTAATCAATATTTTATTAATTCAAGTGGTCAGAATTGCTACAAAAGTCTCAAATTCTTAAAGCAAAATGGGAAAGTTAAAACAGCTAAACTTCTCGAAAATGCAATAGACTTAATTAACCCAAATCATATTCCTGAAGAAGAATTTATTCAGAAATTAAAAAAAAATGAAGTTGCAGAACTATACAACGAAAAAATAAGTGCTGAATTAAATAAACTCGACATCGAATTTTATAAGTATCCTGATGGTAGTTTAACAGAATAA
- a CDS encoding ArsR/SmtB family transcription factor, translating into MDNNSCIRQQADIKQINRCKNRVSELNGSFDYLSNGLELAGNNVRLKILFLLYEEKRLCVCDISDILGMTISAVSQHLRKLKDRKLIETEREAQTIFYSLTKEYEKMLKPFFKILDENKILETL; encoded by the coding sequence ATGGACAACAATTCTTGCATACGACAACAAGCGGACATTAAACAAATAAATCGCTGTAAAAACCGAGTTTCAGAACTCAACGGCTCGTTTGACTATTTATCGAACGGACTTGAATTGGCAGGAAACAACGTAAGACTGAAAATTCTCTTTCTATTATATGAAGAAAAACGACTTTGTGTTTGTGATATAAGCGACATTCTCGGTATGACAATTTCAGCAGTTTCACAACACTTGAGAAAACTCAAAGACAGAAAACTTATTGAAACCGAACGAGAAGCACAAACCATTTTTTACTCGTTGACAAAAGAGTATGAAAAAATGCTGAAACCGTTTTTCAAAATACTTGACGAAAACAAAATATTAGAAACATTATGA
- the merTP gene encoding mercuric transport protein MerTP: MKTDNKLIGAGLLTAIAASLCCITPVLALIAGTSGLASTFSWLEPFRPYFIGLTILVLGFAWYQKLKPKKQIDCNCETEEKPKFIQSKMFLGIVTAFAIVMLAFPYYSSIFYPKKEKQIIVVDKSNIQKVKFTISGMTCASCEEHVNHEVNKLTGIISSNASYENGNAIIEFDNSKTNISEIEKAINSTGYSVTDKKEN; encoded by the coding sequence ATGAAAACAGACAACAAACTAATCGGAGCAGGACTTTTAACAGCAATTGCAGCTTCATTGTGTTGCATTACACCTGTCTTGGCTCTCATTGCAGGAACAAGCGGACTTGCTTCTACTTTTTCTTGGCTCGAACCTTTCAGACCGTATTTTATCGGTTTGACAATTTTGGTTCTTGGTTTTGCTTGGTATCAAAAGTTGAAACCTAAAAAGCAAATTGACTGCAACTGTGAGACAGAAGAAAAACCAAAATTCATTCAGTCAAAAATGTTTTTAGGAATTGTAACAGCATTTGCAATCGTTATGCTTGCCTTTCCATACTATTCAAGCATTTTCTACCCAAAGAAAGAAAAGCAAATCATAGTAGTGGACAAATCCAATATTCAAAAAGTAAAATTTACGATTAGCGGAATGACTTGTGCGAGTTGCGAAGAACACGTAAATCACGAAGTAAATAAATTGACAGGAATAATAAGTTCAAACGCTTCATATGAAAATGGAAATGCAATCATAGAATTTGACAACTCAAAAACAAATATTTCTGAAATCGAAAAAGCAATAAACTCAACAGGATATTCTGTAACCGACAAAAAAGAAAATTAA
- a CDS encoding GDCCVxC domain-containing (seleno)protein: MEIKLQSTITCPNCGHKKEETMPTDACQYFYECEKCKQVLKPKQGDCCVYCSYGSVACPPIQQDKKCC, translated from the coding sequence ATGGAAATCAAATTACAATCAACAATAACTTGCCCCAACTGCGGACATAAGAAAGAAGAAACAATGCCGACAGACGCTTGCCAATATTTTTACGAATGTGAAAAATGCAAACAAGTTCTAAAACCAAAACAAGGCGACTGCTGTGTTTATTGTAGCTACGGAAGTGTTGCTTGTCCACCAATTCAGCAGGACAAAAAATGTTGCTGA
- a CDS encoding helix-turn-helix domain-containing protein: protein MDIINLPENLFEGNHNSLELQIANYEVYKNASKNKINLNKNVISFLLDGQKDIHFSNDIVSINDTQSLLVSSGNFLMTELVGTSSYRCLLFFFSQKNISDFLLKHSPQFNQNKPTITAPYFLIEKDNFIVHYINSLKHGFGLHKTISQKILELKFEEIMLYLANKYGQPFFAYLNSLLTSERELSFKKVIEKNLYTNLNIEEVAFLCNMSASTFKRKFISIYQESPGKWFQQTRLNKARELLLNNKATPSEIYMEFGYDSLSNFSTAFKNEFGYSPKQTNTV, encoded by the coding sequence ATGGATATTATCAATCTTCCCGAAAATTTATTTGAGGGAAACCACAATTCGTTAGAATTGCAAATTGCTAATTACGAAGTGTATAAAAATGCTTCCAAAAACAAAATTAACCTAAACAAAAATGTCATTAGTTTTTTGTTAGACGGCCAAAAGGATATTCACTTTTCTAACGACATCGTTTCTATAAATGACACACAATCTCTGCTTGTTTCATCAGGTAATTTTTTAATGACAGAGCTTGTTGGGACAAGCAGTTATCGTTGCTTGCTTTTTTTCTTTTCTCAAAAAAATATCAGCGATTTTTTATTGAAACACTCGCCTCAATTCAATCAAAATAAACCAACAATAACTGCTCCTTATTTCCTTATAGAAAAAGACAATTTCATTGTTCACTACATCAATTCTCTCAAACATGGCTTTGGTTTACACAAAACAATTTCACAAAAAATACTGGAACTAAAGTTTGAAGAAATTATGCTTTACTTAGCTAATAAATATGGACAACCTTTTTTTGCTTATCTAAATTCTTTATTAACCAGCGAACGAGAATTATCGTTTAAAAAAGTCATTGAAAAAAACCTGTACACTAATTTAAACATTGAAGAAGTAGCATTTCTATGCAATATGAGTGCATCTACCTTTAAAAGGAAATTCATCTCCATTTATCAAGAATCTCCGGGCAAATGGTTTCAACAAACACGATTGAACAAAGCAAGAGAATTGCTGCTTAACAACAAAGCAACTCCTTCCGAAATTTATATGGAATTTGGCTACGATAGCCTATCAAATTTTAGTACTGCCTTTAAAAATGAATTCGGATACAGCCCAAAACAGACTAACACAGTTTGA
- a CDS encoding putative quinol monooxygenase → MKKLGLLVRLEAKAGKEKSVEEFIKSALPLANEEAGTITWYAFRIDASTFGIFDTFSDEEGREAHLGGKIAKALMENAAELLAAAPKIEPINILAAK, encoded by the coding sequence ATGAAAAAATTAGGATTATTAGTTCGACTAGAAGCAAAAGCAGGAAAAGAAAAAAGTGTTGAAGAGTTTATTAAAAGTGCATTGCCACTTGCTAATGAAGAAGCGGGTACTATTACGTGGTATGCGTTCCGTATTGACGCTTCTACATTTGGCATTTTTGACACTTTTTCAGATGAAGAAGGTAGAGAAGCACATCTTGGTGGTAAGATTGCAAAGGCGTTAATGGAAAACGCTGCCGAGTTACTTGCTGCAGCACCCAAAATTGAGCCAATAAATATTTTGGCAGCGAAATAA
- a CDS encoding REP-associated tyrosine transposase, which translates to MSRNYKFQNPEGLYFISFAVVGWLDVFTRNEYKDLFLESVEFCQKNKGLEIHAWCIMTSHVHLIFKSVNGQKPELLIGDLKRFTSNQIVKAIRENPKESRKEFLIDYFKKEAAKSANVNQHQFWRHDNKPIELWSNEVIQQKIDYIHNNPVEEGFVFRPEDYKYSSASDYAGMKGLLNDVMVFQYFKL; encoded by the coding sequence ATGAGCCGTAATTATAAGTTTCAAAATCCAGAAGGATTATATTTTATAAGTTTTGCTGTTGTGGGCTGGTTAGATGTTTTTACTAGAAATGAATACAAAGATTTATTTTTGGAAAGTGTTGAATTTTGTCAAAAAAATAAAGGATTAGAAATTCATGCATGGTGTATAATGACTAGTCATGTTCATTTGATTTTTAAAAGTGTTAATGGTCAGAAACCAGAATTATTGATTGGAGATTTAAAGCGATTTACAAGTAATCAAATAGTAAAAGCTATTAGAGAAAATCCCAAAGAAAGTAGAAAAGAATTTTTAATTGATTATTTTAAAAAAGAGGCAGCTAAAAGTGCCAATGTTAATCAACATCAATTTTGGCGACATGACAATAAGCCAATTGAATTGTGGAGTAATGAAGTGATTCAACAAAAGATAGATTATATACATAACAATCCTGTTGAGGAAGGTTTTGTTTTTAGACCAGAAGATTATAAATATAGTAGTGCTTCAGATTATGCTGGTATGAAAGGTTTGCTAAATGATGTTATGGTCTTTCAATATTTTAAATTATAA
- a CDS encoding YHYH protein, with product MKKTSALFFLMGVVALQAQTNPAITKFLQNTTGITGRHYVAGNATPITDAVQANVQSVHYNATYSFVSATGIPAYITGPFQDGNPSLAAAQNKIFRIPLAPTQNTGTPTPTNAGNIGVFINGVALFDYRDGVAWNNSTMALCGGPGNPPCPGGPGTTQAWNRDAIPAERAGFDCAKAHPAMGNYHHHQNPSAFNLDLVVLSNVCDTYPSDGLYVINPNQHSPLLGFAYDGFPIYGAYGYINTNGTGAITRMKSSYQLKNQTTRTNGPAVNQVLGAQTFFNGYFREDYEYIAHPGDPTYLDEHNGRFCVTPEYPNGIYCYFTTVDANHNSEYPYAVGPTFYGNVVVTTVTSVPAGATQYNQPLSTASLDDSNFKVVVAPNPAQEFIAIQTNTTENDLSVELIDELGKIVKTSKIVQGSTLCVLETDTLYNGVYIIKISDAKNVTAKKVIISK from the coding sequence ATGAAAAAAACAAGCGCGCTATTCTTCCTTATGGGTGTTGTGGCACTACAGGCACAAACCAATCCTGCCATTACCAAGTTTTTACAAAACACTACGGGTATAACCGGTCGTCATTATGTAGCAGGAAATGCAACGCCTATTACGGATGCGGTGCAAGCCAATGTGCAATCGGTGCACTACAATGCCACCTACTCTTTTGTTTCGGCTACGGGTATTCCTGCCTACATTACTGGGCCGTTTCAAGATGGAAATCCTTCGTTGGCAGCGGCTCAAAATAAAATTTTCAGAATTCCACTAGCACCAACCCAAAACACAGGAACGCCTACGCCAACCAATGCGGGTAATATTGGTGTGTTTATTAATGGCGTAGCCTTGTTTGATTATCGCGATGGCGTAGCGTGGAACAATAGTACTATGGCGTTGTGTGGCGGACCAGGGAATCCTCCGTGTCCTGGCGGACCAGGTACTACTCAAGCTTGGAACCGAGATGCTATTCCTGCCGAACGAGCCGGTTTTGATTGTGCAAAAGCACATCCTGCCATGGGGAATTACCACCATCATCAAAACCCAAGTGCGTTTAATTTGGATTTAGTAGTACTTTCTAATGTATGCGATACCTATCCTTCTGATGGGTTGTATGTGATTAACCCAAACCAACATTCGCCACTTTTAGGTTTTGCCTATGATGGTTTTCCTATTTATGGTGCCTATGGCTATATCAATACTAACGGAACGGGAGCAATAACCAGAATGAAATCGAGCTATCAATTAAAAAATCAAACTACGCGTACTAATGGTCCTGCGGTCAATCAGGTGTTGGGTGCACAAACGTTCTTTAATGGTTATTTCCGTGAAGACTATGAATACATAGCCCATCCGGGTGACCCAACCTATCTTGACGAACACAACGGTAGATTTTGCGTCACTCCTGAGTATCCTAATGGGATTTATTGTTATTTTACTACGGTGGATGCCAATCACAATTCGGAGTATCCTTATGCTGTTGGGCCAACTTTTTATGGCAATGTTGTGGTTACCACCGTTACCTCTGTTCCTGCTGGAGCAACACAATACAATCAACCTTTGTCAACCGCAAGTTTAGATGATAGTAATTTTAAAGTAGTAGTAGCACCAAACCCAGCACAAGAGTTCATCGCCATTCAAACCAACACCACCGAAAATGATTTGAGTGTTGAACTTATTGATGAGTTGGGTAAAATTGTAAAAACCAGTAAAATTGTGCAAGGCAGCACACTGTGTGTCTTAGAAACCGATACGTTATACAATGGGGTTTATATTATCAAAATTTCGGATGCTAAAAATGTTACAGCCAAAAAAGTAATTATTTCTAAATAA
- the sucD gene encoding succinate--CoA ligase subunit alpha, producing the protein MSVLVNKDSKIIVQGFTGSEGTFHATQMIEYGTNVVGGVTPGKGGTTHLDRPVFNTVKDAVDQAGADTTIIFVPPAFAADAIMEAADAGIKVIITITEGIPVADMIKANAYIKNRNCRLIGPNCPGVITPEEAKVGIMPGFVFKKGNVGIVSKSGTLTYEAADQVVKQGLGITTAIGIGGDPIIGTTTKEAVELLMNDPETHCIVMIGEIGGQLEADAAKWVKADGNRKPVVGFIAGETAPKGRTMGHAGAIVGGADDTAEAKKRIMRENGIHVVDSPAEIGKKVKEVLG; encoded by the coding sequence ATGAGCGTTTTAGTTAATAAAGATTCAAAAATAATTGTACAAGGATTTACAGGAAGCGAAGGAACATTCCATGCTACTCAAATGATTGAGTATGGAACTAACGTGGTTGGTGGTGTTACTCCAGGAAAAGGAGGAACAACTCACTTAGACCGTCCTGTTTTCAATACGGTAAAAGATGCTGTTGACCAAGCAGGTGCCGATACTACTATTATTTTTGTTCCGCCTGCTTTTGCTGCCGATGCCATTATGGAAGCTGCCGATGCAGGTATTAAAGTAATCATCACTATCACCGAAGGAATTCCTGTGGCCGATATGATTAAAGCTAACGCTTATATTAAAAACAGAAACTGTCGTTTGATTGGTCCTAACTGTCCGGGAGTAATTACTCCAGAAGAGGCAAAAGTAGGTATCATGCCAGGTTTTGTATTCAAAAAAGGAAACGTAGGTATTGTTTCTAAATCAGGAACATTAACCTATGAAGCGGCAGACCAAGTTGTAAAACAAGGTTTAGGAATCACAACCGCTATCGGAATTGGTGGTGACCCAATCATTGGAACAACTACAAAAGAAGCAGTTGAGTTATTGATGAACGACCCAGAAACACATTGTATCGTTATGATTGGTGAAATTGGTGGACAACTGGAAGCAGATGCTGCTAAATGGGTAAAAGCTGATGGAAACAGAAAACCAGTAGTAGGATTCATTGCCGGAGAAACAGCTCCAAAAGGAAGAACTATGGGACATGCCGGTGCAATTGTTGGTGGAGCAGATGATACTGCTGAAGCTAAAAAACGCATCATGAGAGAAAACGGCATTCACGTAGTAGATTCTCCTGCAGAAATCGGAAAGAAAGTAAAAGAAGTTTTAGGATAA
- a CDS encoding nuclear transport factor 2 family protein has product MKPKDIVSNYYKSDVVLDVDAVSEFLHPDVVLEWNSSKGFSKFNKKQLLDFSTELSKAYVRIKYNITHLIAKGDTVVVRFTQYAKTIENPREEMFIANYMVIWELKDDKLYRGYQMSQV; this is encoded by the coding sequence ATGAAACCAAAGGATATTGTATCTAATTATTATAAATCAGATGTCGTTCTCGATGTTGATGCCGTTAGCGAATTTTTGCATCCCGATGTAGTTCTTGAATGGAATTCGTCAAAAGGATTTTCAAAGTTTAATAAAAAACAACTTCTTGATTTCAGTACTGAACTGAGCAAAGCTTATGTTCGCATAAAATATAATATCACACATTTAATAGCCAAAGGCGACACCGTTGTGGTTCGTTTTACCCAATACGCTAAAACCATCGAAAACCCAAGAGAAGAAATGTTTATTGCCAATTATATGGTCATTTGGGAACTAAAAGATGACAAGTTGTACCGTGGTTATCAAATGAGCCAAGTATAA
- a CDS encoding UDP-3-O-(3-hydroxymyristoyl)glucosamine N-acyltransferase translates to MKFPKIHSLKEIAAIINTTYVGADDFPVHGMNEIHVVTPGDIVFVDHPKYYDKALQSAATIVLINKEVECPEGKALLISDDPFRDFNKLSKHFRPFVAANVSVAPSATIGENTVIQPNCFIGNNVTIGKNCLLHANVIVYDNTVIGNNVIIHSGTVLGADAFYYKKRPEGFDQLLSCGRVVIEDNVGIGASCTIDKGVTGDTTIGAGTKIDNQVHVGHDTIIGKKCLIAAQTGIAGCVVIEDEVTLWGQVGTTSGITIGAKAVVLGQTGVSKSIEGGKTYSGTPIDEAREKMKQFAYLKRIPEILEKLK, encoded by the coding sequence ATGAAATTTCCAAAAATACATTCGCTTAAAGAAATCGCAGCCATTATCAACACTACTTATGTTGGTGCTGACGATTTTCCGGTACACGGGATGAATGAAATTCACGTCGTTACTCCAGGCGATATTGTATTTGTTGACCATCCAAAATATTACGACAAAGCCTTGCAGTCAGCCGCTACTATTGTTCTAATCAACAAAGAAGTTGAGTGTCCAGAAGGCAAAGCGTTGCTTATTTCTGATGATCCGTTTAGAGATTTCAATAAACTGTCCAAACATTTTCGTCCTTTTGTTGCAGCTAATGTGAGTGTTGCTCCATCGGCTACCATTGGAGAGAATACAGTTATTCAACCCAATTGTTTTATTGGAAACAATGTTACCATTGGTAAAAACTGCTTGCTTCATGCCAATGTAATAGTCTATGACAACACAGTTATTGGCAATAATGTAATCATTCATTCAGGTACTGTTCTTGGAGCCGATGCTTTTTATTATAAAAAACGTCCCGAAGGTTTTGACCAATTACTTTCATGTGGTAGAGTAGTTATTGAAGACAATGTTGGAATAGGCGCATCGTGTACTATCGATAAAGGCGTGACTGGTGATACTACTATTGGTGCTGGAACAAAAATTGACAATCAAGTACATGTTGGTCATGACACCATTATTGGTAAAAAATGCTTAATTGCTGCACAAACGGGTATTGCTGGTTGTGTCGTTATAGAAGATGAAGTTACCCTTTGGGGACAAGTTGGAACCACTAGTGGTATTACTATAGGTGCCAAAGCTGTTGTTCTTGGTCAAACAGGTGTAAGCAAATCTATTGAAGGTGGAAAAACCTATTCTGGTACTCCAATTGATGAAGCTAGAGAAAAAATGAAACAATTTGCCTATTTAAAACGCATTCCTGAAATTTTAGAAAAATTAAAATAA
- the efp gene encoding elongation factor P yields MASTSDIRNGLCIKYNHDIYKIIEFLHVKPGKGPAFVRTKLKSVTNGKVLDNTFSAGHKIDVVRVETQTYQFLYAEGNTFHFMNVENYEQITLMRDVLDAPDLLKEGTNVMLQINTETDLPLSVDMPASVILEVTYAEPGVKGNTATNATKPATVETGATVNVPLFINEGDKIKIDTASGNYMERVKE; encoded by the coding sequence ATGGCATCTACATCAGATATTAGAAACGGATTATGCATTAAGTACAACCATGATATTTATAAAATCATTGAATTCCTTCACGTAAAACCAGGAAAAGGTCCTGCGTTCGTTAGAACAAAGTTAAAATCAGTAACCAACGGAAAAGTATTGGACAATACGTTTTCTGCAGGACACAAAATTGACGTTGTTCGAGTTGAAACTCAAACTTATCAGTTTTTATATGCAGAAGGAAATACTTTCCATTTTATGAATGTTGAAAATTATGAGCAAATTACTTTAATGAGAGATGTGCTTGATGCTCCTGATTTATTAAAAGAAGGAACTAATGTAATGCTTCAAATCAATACTGAAACCGATTTACCACTTTCTGTAGATATGCCAGCTTCAGTTATTCTTGAAGTTACGTATGCTGAACCAGGTGTAAAAGGAAACACAGCTACAAACGCAACCAAACCAGCAACGGTTGAAACAGGTGCAACAGTAAACGTTCCTTTATTCATCAACGAAGGCGATAAAATCAAGATTGATACCGCTTCAGGAAATTATATGGAGAGAGTAAAAGAATAG